One region of Mucilaginibacter gotjawali genomic DNA includes:
- a CDS encoding DUF4242 domain-containing protein has protein sequence MKLIKNATLILMIVLFGSMIAKAQTSVKDSSNKLTTATMKTYLIERDIPNAGKLTPEQLKSISQKSCSVLQHMGPQIQWIQSYVTGDKIFCVYKAENEDLIREHAKEGGFPANVITEISTTISPATAKQ, from the coding sequence ATGAAACTCATTAAAAACGCCACCCTGATCCTGATGATCGTCCTGTTCGGCAGCATGATCGCCAAAGCGCAAACCTCAGTAAAAGACAGTTCAAACAAATTAACCACAGCAACAATGAAAACTTACCTCATCGAAAGAGACATCCCGAACGCCGGCAAGTTAACGCCGGAGCAGTTAAAATCAATTTCGCAAAAATCATGCAGTGTCCTGCAGCACATGGGGCCGCAAATCCAATGGATCCAGAGTTATGTAACCGGCGACAAGATTTTTTGTGTGTACAAAGCAGAAAATGAAGACCTTATCCGCGAGCATGCCAAAGAAGGAGGCTTCCCTGCCAATGTGATTACAGAAATTTCAACCACCATCAGCCCTGCAACTGCCAAACAGTAA
- a CDS encoding OsmC family protein → MNATELKNLQAPIKDQYREHPGSAIITLKAEGKIGEGISCKVETGKSIVEAGLHPATGGTGMLACSGDMLLEALVACAGVTLQAVATAIEVNLKSGTVRAEGDLDFRGTLGVSKEAPVGFKVIRLEFDIDTDAGEEQISALKKLTERYCVVYQTLARGVEVQTTYHT, encoded by the coding sequence ATGAATGCAACAGAACTCAAAAATCTCCAGGCCCCGATCAAAGATCAATATCGCGAGCATCCCGGGTCGGCGATCATCACCTTAAAAGCCGAAGGAAAGATCGGCGAGGGTATTTCCTGTAAAGTGGAAACCGGCAAATCCATTGTAGAAGCAGGACTGCATCCTGCTACGGGAGGCACGGGCATGCTGGCTTGCTCAGGCGACATGCTGCTGGAAGCGCTGGTGGCTTGTGCAGGCGTTACCTTGCAAGCCGTGGCAACCGCAATTGAAGTGAATCTCAAAAGCGGCACTGTACGGGCGGAAGGCGACCTCGATTTCAGAGGAACTTTAGGGGTAAGTAAAGAAGCCCCCGTGGGCTTTAAAGTTATCCGCCTTGAATTTGACATCGATACCGATGCCGGCGAAGAGCAAATCTCGGCCCTTAAAAAATTAACCGAAAGGTATTGTGTGGTATACCAAACACTCGCCCGTGGAGTAGAGGTGCAAACAACATATCATACTTAG
- a CDS encoding SGNH/GDSL hydrolase family protein gives MKYLKILALLLFCQTAFAQTDQKPAEVKTEEQKKQDWENFQKMIEHRIHNDWAWLERYADDNQKLPAPAKGERRVVFLGNSITEGWINTDPDFFKGKNYVNRGIGGQTTPQMLVRFREDVINLQPEVVVILAGINDIAQNTGPSKIENVAGNIFSMAELARVNHIKVVLSSVLPAAAFPWHPGIDPVPSVIKLNELLKAYAEKNHLGYIDYYSATVTGDKSFKKELTVDGVHPNMAGYKVMEPLVEKAIGEALKQKYK, from the coding sequence ATGAAATACCTCAAAATTTTAGCCCTGCTGCTGTTTTGCCAAACAGCATTTGCACAAACCGATCAAAAACCTGCCGAAGTAAAAACAGAAGAGCAAAAAAAGCAGGACTGGGAGAACTTTCAAAAGATGATTGAACACCGCATCCATAACGACTGGGCCTGGCTGGAGCGCTATGCGGATGACAACCAAAAGCTGCCAGCACCGGCAAAAGGCGAACGGCGGGTAGTTTTTTTAGGCAATTCCATTACCGAAGGCTGGATCAACACCGACCCTGATTTTTTTAAAGGTAAAAATTATGTTAACCGCGGCATCGGCGGGCAAACCACGCCGCAAATGCTGGTGCGTTTCCGCGAGGACGTGATCAACTTACAGCCCGAAGTGGTGGTGATCCTGGCGGGGATCAATGATATTGCCCAAAATACCGGCCCTTCGAAAATTGAAAACGTAGCCGGCAACATATTTTCTATGGCCGAGCTTGCCCGCGTTAACCATATCAAAGTGGTTTTATCCTCTGTTCTTCCTGCTGCTGCTTTTCCATGGCATCCCGGCATCGATCCGGTACCCTCTGTCATCAAATTAAATGAACTGCTGAAAGCCTACGCCGAAAAAAATCACCTCGGCTATATCGATTATTATTCGGCCACGGTAACCGGGGACAAAAGCTTTAAAAAAGAATTGACCGTTGACGGGGTACATCCCAATATGGCCGGCTACAAAGTGATGGAGCCGCTGGTTGAAAAGGCGATAGGGGAGGCGTTGAAGCAAAAATACAAATAG
- a CDS encoding Hsp20/alpha crystallin family protein yields the protein MTLVKFNNNRNNTLLPGFNDVFESIFNDTFFNDRLVTRVPAVNISESDNHYHVELAAPGLKKDDFKLHLEHNQLTISVEQSTDHQDNQKNFSKREYSYSSFVRSFTLPESADDNRIDASYTDGILRIDIAKREEAKAVRRLIEIK from the coding sequence ATGACCTTAGTTAAATTCAACAACAACCGCAACAACACATTATTGCCAGGCTTTAATGATGTTTTTGAATCAATTTTCAATGATACTTTTTTTAACGACCGGCTGGTAACCCGGGTGCCTGCTGTTAATATCAGCGAAAGCGACAACCACTACCATGTGGAACTGGCCGCGCCTGGCTTAAAGAAAGACGACTTTAAGCTGCACCTGGAACATAATCAACTTACCATTTCAGTGGAGCAATCAACAGACCACCAGGACAATCAAAAAAATTTCAGTAAGCGTGAATACAGCTACAGTTCGTTCGTTCGCTCATTTACCCTGCCCGAAAGTGCCGATGATAACCGGATTGATGCTAGTTATACCGATGGGATCCTGCGTATCGATATTGCCAAACGCGAAGAAGCCAAAGCGGTGCGCCGCCTGATTGAGATCAAATAA
- a CDS encoding nuclear transport factor 2 family protein: MKKAIIAILCCIGSIQISHAQASLPSAPKASPTKEEQELLDLSKSKWQWMANKSVDTLSGLFAENCVFVHMGGSWGKTQELNTIKGGFIWYKKAKVYGASVNIFGNTAILLNDIDLLAVVGSNEVVHAFMVTEVYLKEDGKWKMGSLTFSTLLRPVKMTK; encoded by the coding sequence ATGAAAAAAGCAATTATCGCCATCCTGTGTTGCATAGGCAGCATACAAATTTCACATGCGCAGGCAAGTTTACCCAGTGCGCCTAAAGCCAGCCCAACGAAAGAAGAACAGGAACTCCTTGACCTTTCCAAAAGCAAGTGGCAATGGATGGCGAACAAAAGCGTAGATACTTTAAGTGGACTGTTTGCCGAAAATTGCGTATTTGTCCATATGGGCGGTAGTTGGGGCAAAACCCAGGAACTGAATACTATTAAAGGCGGCTTTATCTGGTATAAAAAAGCTAAAGTTTATGGTGCATCTGTTAATATTTTTGGTAATACTGCCATCTTATTAAACGACATCGACTTGCTGGCAGTAGTGGGCAGCAACGAAGTCGTGCATGCATTTATGGTTACCGAAGTTTACCTGAAAGAAGACGGCAAATGGAAAATGGGATCTCTCACCTTCTCAACATTACTCAGGCCGGTTAAAATGACTAAATAA